In Chelonoidis abingdonii isolate Lonesome George unplaced genomic scaffold, CheloAbing_2.0 scaffold2973, whole genome shotgun sequence, a genomic segment contains:
- the LOC116817838 gene encoding voltage-gated inwardly rectifying potassium channel KCNH2-like, with translation VLKGFPECLQADICLHLNRSLLQSCRPFQGASKGCLRALAMKFKTTHAPPGDTLVHAGDVLTALYFISRGSIEILRRDMVVAILGKNDIFGEPLNLYARPGKSNADVRALTYCDLHKIQREELLEVLDMYPEFSDRFWASLEITFNLRD, from the exons GTGCTGAAGGGCTTCCCCGAGTGCCTGCAGGCCGACATCTGCCTGCACCTCAACCGCAGCCTGCTGCAGAGCTGCCGGCCCTTCCAGGGGGCCAGCAAGGGCTGCCTGCGTGCCCTGGCCATGAAGTTCAAGACCACGCATGCCCCGCCCGGCGACACGCTGGTGCACGCCGGCGACGTGCTCACTGCGCTCTACTTCATCTCCCGCGGCTCCATCGAGATCCTGCGCCGCGACATGGTGGTGGCCATCCTCG GGAAGAACGACATCTTCGGGGAGCCACTGAACCTGTACGCGCGGCCAGGCAAGTCCAACGCAGACGTGCGGGCTCTGACCTACTGCGACCTTCACAAGATCCAgcgggaggagctgctggaggtgctgGACATGTACCCCGAGTTCTCCGACC